A single region of the Nitrosomonas sp. Is79A3 genome encodes:
- a CDS encoding pyruvate, water dikinase regulatory protein has product MTQQKRTVFYLSDRTGITAETLGHSLLTQFDGIEWETINVPFLDDIENAQAVLAQINHAAECDGHRPLVFSTLLKPEILEVIKQANCRLFDFFETFVRSIEEELHQPFARMAGRSHGLQHHLSYFKRIAAINYVLAHDDGVNPKNFAEADIILTGVSRSGKTPTCLYLGLQYGIAAANYPLTEEDMSSQQLPKVLENVRSKLFGLTLTPAQLHFIRQERRPNSQYASLAQCQREIQWQESLFRLCNIPYLDTTRISIEEISAIILNRCGLKRQLYG; this is encoded by the coding sequence ATGACGCAGCAAAAACGCACGGTTTTCTATTTATCCGATCGTACCGGCATTACTGCGGAAACACTCGGGCACAGTTTGCTGACGCAGTTTGACGGTATTGAATGGGAAACGATCAACGTACCTTTTCTCGACGATATCGAGAATGCCCAAGCCGTGTTAGCGCAGATTAATCACGCTGCCGAGTGCGACGGACATCGGCCTTTGGTGTTTAGTACTTTGCTGAAACCGGAAATTCTGGAAGTCATTAAACAAGCGAATTGTCGCCTATTCGATTTCTTTGAAACATTTGTCCGCTCAATCGAGGAAGAATTGCACCAGCCCTTTGCCCGCATGGCTGGACGTTCTCATGGCTTGCAACATCACTTGTCCTATTTCAAAAGGATTGCCGCTATCAATTACGTGTTGGCGCATGATGACGGCGTTAATCCGAAGAATTTCGCCGAAGCCGACATTATTCTGACCGGTGTCTCGCGTTCCGGTAAAACGCCCACCTGCCTATATTTGGGACTGCAATACGGCATCGCCGCGGCGAATTATCCGCTGACGGAAGAAGATATGTCCTCACAACAGTTGCCGAAGGTATTGGAAAATGTCAGAAGCAAATTATTTGGTTTGACGCTGACCCCCGCCCAACTACATTTTATCCGGCAGGAACGCCGCCCGAATAGCCAATACGCTTCACTGGCGCAATGCCAGCGGGAAATTCAGTGGCAGGAATCGTTGTTTCGTTTATGCAATATTCCCTATTTGGATACAACCCGCATTTCGATTGAGGAAATCAGCGCAATCATATTGAATCGTTGCGGCTTGAAGCGGCAGTTGTATGGTTGA